The Solea senegalensis isolate Sse05_10M linkage group LG12, IFAPA_SoseM_1, whole genome shotgun sequence DNA segment AACAGCATCCCCCGTAGTGACACAGAGACCcaggacacagcaaacacaccaaAAGACACGTGCACTGTAGCCAGCAATGGAAAAGAGTCAAAGACGTCTGAAAGTGAGTTCTGACTCAGGAGGAGATAGAAGGTAATCAAGGACAGAGAGGATTTGAAAGACAGGAGCCCTGAATTAGGAAAAAAGCAATCATTTGTTGTGTCTGGAAGCGACAAACACATAACTCAGCAGATTAGTTCAGCCCCGAGGTAAGTCCTGAGGTATGGCCTGAGCTTTACGGATTAATCTACTCCTGGAGAACACAggaatgtatttgtgtttattatgaGAGATGACTGCAGGGACCAGACAGTCAGCCACATCAGGACGACTGTGATAGTCCAGAGACATGCAGAGCAGAGCCTCTAAAAGAGACTCCAATACATCATCACTTAGgcttaacacacaaacacttgcaaATGCACTGGACTGTGGATAAGATGGAGATTTCCGTCCACATTGTTGAAATATGCTGTTAAGTACTTTAGTAACACACTGAGCCCTAAGGTTTTATTGTCATAAAGCTCAAGCTTTCGCGGCGTATTATATCATTTTAGACGTTAATGTTATGACATTGTGTAGTGTGGTGAGACCTTTTGTTATTCTAACACAGCAGTGCGCCGACCTGCGGAGTTTAATGTGTCTCATGTTGAAGTTTGAGGccattaaatgtctgttttcaaTTGCTTTCTTGCcagcatttattatttcatggtGGTCAAACTGGCCTTTGTCAGGCTGACAATACGGAGGAATGTTATTATTCATTCTCTTGATTTTCCCCGAGCACAAGAACCCCAAGTGTTCCTGTGCTCGGGGGAAAGGCAGCTCAAGTCTGGTCAAGGACCCTGGCCTGTGTGCTGTACAGGCCAAATACTTATTATGACTAAAGCAATGGTTCATTGTTTGCTTCTGAATGAGGTCTCTCTGTCTTAATCTGGCCTGAGACTGCAGAGCAGCTCAAAGTCTCTTACACATAGCAATGTGCACTCACTCCAAAACACAGCAGTTGATTAAATATGCCAAATCACTGTTACACAGCTTGACACATAAATAGTAATGAGTCAgcagaagtacacaaacaaattGAATAAAACCCCAATCAGAATAAAAACGGCTCATTTAAACACACCAGTCTAATACTATGGTCTGCTGTGGCCCGTTTGGGAAGACATTTCAATCCCAAATTCCAGTGAAGAGCGGTGGTTTATGTCAGTTGTCCTTCCAATCAGTGTTCATGTAAACAGTTGTTCTGATTCTTCCTGGTTTGGGTCACCACGTGTCTGCCCCTGTGTAAATGTGATGCTTTTGATATTGCTGGATATGGAGCTGTTGATAGAAAGTTTAAAAGAACTCTGGAATGCCTCGATGGTTGAAAGGCGTGTGTTTACAATACAGTTGGATGTGAGCTTCTTCTACTACTATTTCCAACTCTGCAAATGTCAATAAGGTTTATTATTCTGATTTAACACTTAATGCATGTATATGCACATCGTAATGGGATGATTatttttgtgtccatgtaaacggCGAAGTTGCCTTTACTGAAGAGCATTTGCTTCACTCTGCAACGTTCACAAAAACGTATTTAGAACTCCATGTGTCGACAAGTGTGAAAAAGAAGCAGCTGCGTTATCGAGCTGGTATTACAAAGCTTGTTCACTgactgaaatgtaaaataactcAGAGAATAAAGAGCATGCGTCTATTGTGAATGAATAGTGACACATGGAGCAGCTTTGCCGCTGCCTGGTGTCCCTAACAGTCACAGTGCTGGACCAGCACATGTTTCTCTACACACACTAAAGATCCGGCAggagaaatgaaatgacttcTGTCTGAGACATTATATGAGATGTTTGTACCAGGAGGTTTACATTCTCGTCCATAGAACTATGCACAGTAAGCGATTCAACGCCTTACTTGGGAATGTAATAGGCCGCTATACCTGCTGTGGTACTGTATATACGGAGAGAAAGAAGACCCTCCAGTAATCCAAGCAACCCTCTCTGCCACTGTGAGTGATGTGGCCATGTGCTGCAAcgagcagcagacacagagtcCACCAAACACCAGCTGGACTCCACTGGGGTCAAGGGTAGGAGGGAGGAAGACAAACATACTGGGGTGGAAAAGTGGAGCAGGAAATAAGGAGAGTGGTGGGGGTAGACATGTGCAAGAGCTCGCCTTAACACTTGAGATGTTTGTGTTAGGAATGTGAGTGAATTTTTGCAACAGAagacatttaacatcacacctgtcaaaaaaaagagtgtgCTCCTCTGACTGCAGAGAAGAATAAGGCCACATAATGTAGCTGTAAGAATTGGCTTGTTCTGACCTCTAGTGGCCATAAGTGGGAGACATCACTGAAATGCCGCGGTCCATTCTTATTTATGCAGCGTTTCCTAtactttaattattatatatgaatACCCGAGACTTGTGTGACCTTGTTCACAAtataagcattttttttaactaatatATTGTTTCTGACTCATTTTACTACCATTTCTGAGGTAAACCAGCCAAATGGTCCTGTCTACACACACTAAGTTCTCAAAGACGTCTTTGTCCACATGGAAACATGTGACCTcagacacaaatgtcacactcAAGTTGGTCTATGTCGAAAAGGccttttgtgtgtattttaagagACCTAACCCACATGTTGTGTGTACgagttttcaaaaatacttgCATATGTGTGGACTGCGCATGAACAAAATCTGTGGGTCATGACCCAGCCTCTGGGAATGGTTGCTATTCTGCGTGTCTGTGTGCTCAGCATGTTTCATACCTTGGCTTCACAGTGACCTGTGCTGAAGTGAAACCAAACTGTAGCAGCACAGGAAGCTTGCAAATGTCCCACATGCCATGCAGGTGCCTGGCACAGCCCAGAAACCTGCAGCAACTCATTCGAGTTGTGGGTGTGTCGATGAAAGTGTGAATCTATGTATTCAAAGCATTGTGAAACCAACAGCACAGAAGAACTGTCATTTtcccatgtgtttgtttttgggtttttttctcaaGATGACCGCGCTGTAAAActgcaaataattaaaaaaagaagctttacagctttaaaacaggaagtgtagAATTTGCTAGAGGAAGCAAACAGATagatgcttcattttttttttcacaactcCAAACACTGTGGGTGAtgtaaatgaagacatttgaactttaagtgtatttgtgtgtggtcACTAAGCAAAACAACTTCCAAAGAGAGACTAATATCTATCTCCCTGTTTGTCTATTATCTGCTAGATGATGGTCTTTACCTATATTTCAAGTTTGTAGCTGAGCTGCATGGTTTTCTGTGATATAACAGGTGGCAGAAAAACACTTGCGTGCGTCAGGGCAGGGCTTCCGCTTCCTCTCATCACCAGTCCCAGACTaaagcacacaacacacaacacctCCTAATGCAACCACATGTACAAACAGAAAGTAGGACCTCACTGGCAAGCCACCACTGActggtttttcttttgtctgcgacgtttctctgtgtgtgatccTGTTTGTGCCTGGACAACTCGAAGAGgagcgtgtttgtgtgtcagcctGCTGTTTACAGAGGAGCGTGAAGCATGTGGTGGCGGGTGGTCACTGACCTGGTGTGTTTGACCTCTCCCCGTCATCAATGCTGATCATTAGGAGAGACGAGCACAAGGTAAAAGCATCGCTCTTTGgaattttcattaaaaaggtCACGTACAGTATGTGAGGCAGTCACACTGCTGACTGAAGCTTTAAGGTCAAAGTCATGCTGCTAGTCAAGCTTTGTTATtacatttgcatacatttgcatataatacaaatattttataatgatttaaaaGTGTTCCGTGTGTTTCCAGTAATCATAGTTTTAATTCTTGGATTATCCGTCTGTTCTGTGGCCCTGTAGTAAcaaatgcaattattttgaaattatggtCAATGGTTtaataatcttttttaaaaaaatgtgtttttcacatgcAGAGACAAAACCTTTTTACAAAACAGTTTTGCGCAAATGCAAGATGACACTTTATTGTATCATAGGTTACCACAAAACTTGACCTAAACCAGACACTTCTCAAAATGAGAGTTGGGCAAGAGTATGCCCAACTGCACAGGTTACACTAAACAGCCTGCTGGCTGCATGTAGCAGTCTACAACAGCCAATAATAGTCAGAGACCAACAATAGATACAaactaaagaagaaaaatccaTTTAAGCATCTAATAACTGTTACTGTTGGTCTCTTCACTCACTCTGTGGCAATGGAGGAAGGGTGTGGTGTCTTCTAAATGGAAGAAGGTgctcttttttaaactttactcTTTTCCCATgtttaatttgcattttcacGTGTTAATTAATCAACCACAACTACAAGATAACTACTTACTCAAAATGGATTAATACGCAGATTTCTCTTGTGCCATTAATAAAGAGAAtgcactgaaaataataaatgaataaacattaatACCTACTGcaagtataaaacaaaaaagaaaatgtagaaCGCAGAAAAATATAcaagtgtcattttaaatattgagGCATCGACATGtcagtatcattattattatcatcagttAAGCAGCTATTCGACTGAGCAGGATCCATATGCATATCCTTATCTATATAagttaattatttatatatatatatatgtatttatttatttaaatgaacatgttttgcATGTAAAGCATgggtattttaaataaataactatcTTTCAGATAGATTTAAAGTAGTAAACATCATATTTAACCAGAGTGATTTGGAGTGTAGTGGTTTAAAACAGAATGAGGCCTCTAATAATGGTAAATTTGGGTTGTAGTCCACTTTGGAAAGCACTGAAAGCACAAAATTATTAAAGGGTgtgttacatttatattaattacAGTCTACAAAGCACTTGTACACGGTGCTTTCCAAAGAATTAGGTGAAGTTTGTTGAAATGTTCCTCCAGTGTCGGTGTGAGTGAAGGAATGATTCGGAATACATCGGTGTCATGGGAGGAGTCCCCGGTCAACTCCTCGCGATGTGGCCTTAATCTGACCGCCTGGGAGCGGAGCATGGATACCATGTACACCTACTTCTACCTGCTGCTCTTCATCCCTGGCCTGCCGCTCAATACCATTGCCCTGTGGGTCCTCTGCAGACATATCAGGTACACATGACAGCACCATGACTAATGCCAAACACAGTTGTGGACATGACTAACTCCTCTGCATGTTGCTCCACAGTAAGAAGACCAAGGCAGTGATCTTCATGATAAACCTGACATTAGCTGACCTGGTCCACATCCTGTCTCTGCCCCTCAGGATCTATTATTACTTCACACACACTTGGCCTTTTGGCCGAggcttgtgtttgttctgtttctaCCTGAAATTCCTCAACATGTACGCTGCCATAGTGTTTCTGGTAAGCAGGCAATTTGTGTAAAGCAATCCCAGAATATCCCAATGACACCATGGGCCTCACATCTCAGAACAGTTTTATTTCTGGCACAGGATTTTCAtgcttttttcatgtatttttccCAGGTGTGTATCAGCCTGCAGAGGTGTGTCTTCCTGCTTAACCCCTTCGCTGCCCGCCAGTGGAGGCGGCGGTATGACCTGCTGATCAGCATCATAGTGTGGGTGGTGGTCAGTCTGGCCTGCTCGCCGTTCATTCTGATGCGGAGTAGCAGTAGTGCCGCCAGCTCCATCCACAGTACACACACGATCTACAACATGTCCTATTCTTTGGATGTCACTTCTCCACAGGGTTACACCAAACTCAATGCGGCACCTTTGAGTACAAGCCCCAGCAGACTCACAACACTCTCCAGCCCCATCTCCACCACAGGGGGCTGCTTCAAAGATTTGCCCACGCGGCCTCTTCCGCTCTCTCAGGCAGTCATCATGATGGCTCTCGCTGAGCTGTTTGGTTTCTTCATCCCTCTGGCCTGCATCACCTACAGCTCTGTGCGCATTGCCCACTCCCTCAACCGAAGACAGACCCAGGATGCTCTGAACTCCTCAGCACGCAGCCGACTCCAGTCAGTCACCTCCTTCCAGGAGGATAAATGTCAGACCGATGGTGAGAAGCAGCGAGCGCTGCGTATGGTGCTGAGCTGCTCTGCCCTCTTCTTGTTGTGCTTCGTCCCCTACCACATCAACTTCTTGCTCTACCTGATGGTGTCTCAGGATGTGTTGACTCACTGTGCAACCAGACAGGCGGTACTGCAGTTCCACCCGGTGTCTCTGTGCCTGGCAAGTGTGAGCTGCTGCCTCAACCCATTACTCTATTATTTTCTAACAGCCGAGTTCAGGTTGCACCTCACCAGGCGCACCTCATCGTTCTCCTCCTCGATCAGCTCCCCCACCCAGCGTGTGccaccacacagactgatgaGTGTGGAGAGCACCTTCTCAGACAGGGAGTAACATGACGGAAGAAAAGAAACTTGAAAAAGTAAAGTTGGGAACAACAGACTGACACAACAAGATCTATGTTTGATAACAGGTGATTTCATGCCAAAGAGCTTTGGCATCAGGGTCAACAAACAGCTTTCGAACAAAGATTTGAAACTGAACCATGTTTTATTATGAGTGTGCGCACAGTACAGATATTCACAATTTGACTGGTGTCATGTCAGTATTGCAACTTAAATGTCACCCATGTGTTGTCATTGATCATCTGTTTTCTAAATgagaatataaataacaaatctGTGAGCATGTgctgttgaagaagacctgaaacgtttgattaaaatgcattaattcctcaggaaaatgtttaccgaCATTATACATCAAGTAGGAAGTTACATtccaatgatttttttgtttgccccctggtggctaactgctacttttGCCCTGGGGTTCACTTTTTAAACCTGCAGATTATGTCAAGCTTTAAACAGACTTTAAATTAGCTACACTGTAACCatcacagctctgtgtgtgagaatgcaatgaatgaatgtcgTGCACTGAATAAAGgcatgtgtgtgcttttcttttcttatctgATGCTGTCATGTCTCTCTCTAATTTATACCGTATCTGAGGCTGGTTTCTGGTGAGGTTTCCTCTGTGTAGGGACAGATGAAAACAGGTGTCAGCTCATTCCTGTtgcacttcatttcattttgcagaACGAGTGGTGAAGACAGTTTGCAGCAGTTGGCCCAGctctgaaaaaacaacaaccctgtaACTGCCAGGCTCTGAGGTTGCCCTCCAAACTGAAACCCAGCCTCCCCCCACCTTCCTACCAAACTTATTTTTTGCATCTGCTATCCAGATTATGAGCCACCTCAGTTTCCCCCCGCCCCTACGCAGCCCGCCTTTGGGGTAAACTGCGAGGTGTCTCAAATCACCCACCAAAATGTGCCCACTATCTTTTTGCTGCTAAAGTCTGTAA contains these protein-coding regions:
- the p2ry10 gene encoding putative P2Y purinoceptor 10, which translates into the protein MIRNTSVSWEESPVNSSRCGLNLTAWERSMDTMYTYFYLLLFIPGLPLNTIALWVLCRHISKKTKAVIFMINLTLADLVHILSLPLRIYYYFTHTWPFGRGLCLFCFYLKFLNMYAAIVFLVCISLQRCVFLLNPFAARQWRRRYDLLISIIVWVVVSLACSPFILMRSSSSAASSIHSTHTIYNMSYSLDVTSPQGYTKLNAAPLSTSPSRLTTLSSPISTTGGCFKDLPTRPLPLSQAVIMMALAELFGFFIPLACITYSSVRIAHSLNRRQTQDALNSSARSRLQSVTSFQEDKCQTDGEKQRALRMVLSCSALFLLCFVPYHINFLLYLMVSQDVLTHCATRQAVLQFHPVSLCLASVSCCLNPLLYYFLTAEFRLHLTRRTSSFSSSISSPTQRVPPHRLMSVESTFSDRE